From Bombus vancouverensis nearcticus chromosome 15, iyBomVanc1_principal, whole genome shotgun sequence, the proteins below share one genomic window:
- the LOC117157194 gene encoding uncharacterized protein LOC117157194 isoform X1: protein MSTQCNRFVQNAWKKELCSNCFKPREEHTLPEETFRLNIGKALNYVKTDNVKIQSILRGKAVSQKDQKKKSVAFTERLTEVIGYGGDDFVSEGEEEDEQDLVESFNGDDDTLPDSEEERALGNLTRANTNFNTITANLTEIVSTNETSKSSTTTRSFASLMLGRIQKDSEGKKTTLLVSVTPFGGDESLPTAKRPSDKKVNGFVNGLTNFTKSKLMETDKSETMSKSMKKTDVDARKEEKKDQKFSSGMEKIVDMPLITSNNLISVMQRNESGDPDDTKDRTSESNIINVERNLENSKSDKKAANIPRSQPIKKFDNEKSKIPAQASQNGVKIEYDFTGKVTKKARDVSRIENESLDKGIELTLTPLKNEAEDAAESDRSIVVRGKDANKIDATLNDSRKIVKDDPLLLEVRKVEGEATPVEKKFSFEESRESAGEPDGKADEEEMTEPPALPKSPPPIETKHPVQAETCKTPIITTEPRPSFLHGTVHSESKMKPMVPQKPTNFLAKSSPTSPDTNGKKSYVLPPPSVQNAAGKPASSTGANNVPPPEQITSSRLTATKDKSEEQVAVSLLDQNRGSSNADTPKDLEQRENETSRFQINSKSVCQGIESKLPTVEMSASKTSPGSKSKASSSVVRSQTTDSADSTDNPEVDEEISDPQFSTVESIRSPNKRRMAPKPPAIDSTEELAPSCSLFARNPGANFKSDSPVVREKEKRERASSCSPKFRKAVSDLPDPTSAQTCDPASRRTISLSQDSLASGPEVREEKKRGRPRFSLKRFLRMGSRKDVDMVSGHASNSRIDEIPSTPQPKPRLEIIHPLELDGAAVEVVGNDRISRISEDQPDSCGSRNDAGRATRSPLSAGSHAAARPGKPPPPPRNQSLEDWSRLDPASKPVRPPPPRVETKQLPSRNDKSSTKSSPSSSTSSTSSSSTSSSSTSSWQPAASTTSDSIYANLAAEDVTGEVRSSLAPSKPQRTASMRDQATSQPILKKHGSSSPALNQDYETVAVTAPPTSDSLTSNDSHVYECLSSSPECDSNLELRHTGVSHLSCKRKSDSNAMEPASEFKFHHQTFVRSTSLPYCGSETESELYAPYGFYTGDEGPEEDQDWKNKDDELRISRLRQRRGRSIVHRSLEDNYGAVVVANHEALAQFLDQLNQTPQMLAGLRALKNTNPRVSHFGIDANTSITVGRRIFCSATWNELNVTLCIAFDLATHVSRKEFYLAPIIEFIDSPPREITDKTCLRGNKKLEATISVLPRLQVNTIQLYGATIKDLHDEGTIREASFVLLQFVTALKSLQARGIEESARSLNNVVLCREDKDAYYRLYLLQGLNVETNEERDEERVSLCQCALVALQQLNLASRLPLIQELLVREKAVTLSQVKSILEFSLWGPADVTFGGPREREVTLQRWLDLERANVLHALVRTRAPLTVTDEYQLLFLVRTSAKIMGEASLLLDEQRNRLVRTR, encoded by the exons ATGTCCACACAATGCAACCGCTTCGTGCAGAACGCCTGGAAGAAGGAACTCTGTTCGAATTGCTTCAAGCCAAGAGAGGAACACACTTTGCCGGAAGAGACGTTCAGGTTGAACATTGGCAAGGCTCTGAACTATGTGAAGACTGATAATGTTAAGATACAG AGTATTTTGCGCGGGAAGGCGGTGTCTCAAAAGGATCAGAAAAAAAAGAGCGTGGCATTTACGGAGCGGCTGACGGAGGTAATCGGTTATGGAGGCGACGACTTCGTCTCCGAAGGTGAAGAGGAAGATGAGCAGGACTTGGTGGAGTCGTTCAACGGCGACGATGACACGTTGCCAGACAGCGAAGAGGAAAGGGCTTTGGGCAACTTGACGCGTGCCAATACCAACTTTAATACGATCACCGCAAACTTGACGGAGATCGTCTCCACGAACGAGACGAGTAAGTCGTCTACAACGACGAGATCCTTCGCGTCCCTTATGTTGGGAAGGATACAGAAGGATTCAGAAGGCAAGAAGACTACGTTGTTGGTCTCTGTCACGCCGTTTGGCGGTGACGAATCTTTGCCAACAGCAAAGAGGCCTAGCGATAAGAAGGTGAATGGATTCGTTAATGGCTTAACGAACTTTACCAAATCTAAACTAATGGAAACTGACAAGTCAGAG ACGATGTCGAAGAGCATGAAAAAAACCGATGTCGATgcgagaaaggaagaaaagaaggatCAGAAGTTTTCATCCGGCATGGAGAAGATCGTGGACATGCCGCTAATCACGtcgaataatttaatttctgtcaTGCAAAGAAACGAATCGGGGGATCCTGATGACACCAAGGACAGAACGTCCGAATCTAACATAATCAACGTCGAGAGGAATTTAGAGAATAGCAAATCGGATAAGAAGGCTGCCAATATTCCTCGAAGCCAACCAATTAAAAAGTTCGACAACGAGAAATCCAAGATTCCTGCGCAAGCTTCGCAAAATGGTGTCAAGATCGAATATGACTTTACCGGGAAAGTCACGAAGAAAGCACGCGACGTATCGAGAATAGAAAATGAATCCTTGGACAAGGGTATCGAATTGACTCTGACACCTTTGAAGAACGAGGCTGAAGACGCTGCTGAGAGCGATAGATCCATTGTTGTTCGAGGAAAAGACGCCAATAAAATCGACGCAACGTTAAACGACAGTAGGAAAATCGTTAAAGACGATCCATTGTTACTTGAAGTGCGAAAAGTGGAAGGTGAAGCTACACCCGTGGAGAAGAAGTTCAGTTTTGAAGAAAGTCGAGAATCGGCTGGTGAACCGGATGGAAAGGCGGACGAAGAGGAAATGACGGAACCGCCAGCTCTTCCAAAGAGTCCTCCGCCTATTGAAACTAAGCATCCTGTTCAGGCAGAAACGTGTAAGACACCGATCATCACAACCGAACCGAGACCGTCTTTCCTACATGGAACAGTTCACTCGGAGTCGAAGATGAAACCCATGGTGCCTCAGAAGCCGACTAATTTTTTGGCCAAGAGTAGTCCTACGTCGCCTGATACAAATGGAAAGAAAAGTTACGTGCTACCGCCTCCTTCGGTTCAAAACGCCGCAGGCAAGCCCGCTTCGAGCACAG GCGCCAACAACGTTCCACCTCCGGAACAAATAACTTCCTCTCGTCTAACAGCTACCAAAGACAAGTCGGAGGAGCAAGTTGCCGTTTCGCTCTTAGATCAAAATCGTGGATCTTCGAACGCGGATACTCCAAAAGACTTGGAACAGCGAGAGAACGAAACTTCTCGATTCCAAATCAACTCAAAGTCTGTATGTCAAGGTATCGAGTCGAAGTTACCAACCGTTGAGATGTCTGCATCGAAAACGTCGCCAGGAAGCAAGTCAAAGGCGTCGTCGAGCGTAGTCAGAAGTCAGACCACAGATTCAGCAGATAGTACGGATAATCCGGAGGTAGACGAAGAAATTTCAGATCCCCAATTTTCGACGGTAGAGTCGATACGGTCGCCGAATAAAAGAAGAATGGCGCCAAAACCTCCAGCGATCGATTCTACGGAAGAACTGGCTCCCAGTTGTAGCTTGTTCGCCAGGAATCCCGGAGCGAATTTCAAATCAGACTCTCCGGTGGTCagggaaaaagagaagagagaaagagcctCGTCGTGCAGCCCGAAGTTTCGAAAAGCTGTCTCAGATCTTCCAGATCCTACGAGCGCGCAAACGTGCGATCCAGCGTCCAGAAGAACGATATCTCTGTCGCAGGATAGCCTGGCAAGTGGGCCAGAAGttagagaagaaaagaagagaggtAGACCGCGTTTCTCTTTGAAGAGATTTCTCAGGATGGGTTCGAGGAAAGACGTGGATATGGTTAGCGGTCACGCGTCCAACTCGAGGATCGACGAAATACCATCGACGCCGCAACCTAAACCACGATTAGAAATTATTCATCCGTTGGAGTTGGATGGTGCTGCTGTTGAAGTGGTGGGAAACGATCGGATTAGCAGGATAAGCGAAGATCAACCAGATTCCTGCGGTTCTAGGAACGACGCGGGAAGAGCAACTCGATCGCCGTTGTCCGCCGGATCGCACGCCGCCG CGAGACCAGGGAAACCGCCGCCACCACCAAGGAACCAGTCTTTGGAGGATTGGTCGAGACTGGATCCAGCTAGCAAACCGGTCAGACCACCACCGCCACGCGTCGAGACCAAACAACTACCGTCGAGGAACGACAAGTCATCCACAAAATCGTCGCCCTCGTCGTCCACATCTTCAACGTCCTCGTCGTCTACGTCGTCGTCTTCGACATCGTCCTGGCAGCCAGCAGCCTCGACCACCTCAGACTCGATTTACGCGAATCTGG CAGCGGAGGATGTTACAGGTGAGGTGCGCAGCTCGTTGGCACCCTCGAAACCGCAAAGAACCGCCAGCATGAGGGACCAAGCGACCTCGCAGCCAATCCTCAAGAAACACGGCTCTTCAAGCCCGGCCCTTAATCAGGATTACGAGACTGTCGCGGTTACTGCTCCACCCACGTCCGATTCTCTG ACGTCTAACGACAGTCATGTTTACGAGTGCCTTTCTAGCTCGCCGGAGTGCGATTCGAATCTCGAGCTGCGCCACACTGGCGTATCTCATCTCAGCTGCAAGAGGAAATCCGACAGCAACGCGATGGAACCAGCTTCGGAATTCAAATTTCATCATCAGACGTTCGTCAGATCGACTTCGCTTCCATATTGCGGCAGCGAGACCGAGAGCGAGTTGTATGCCCCGTATGGTTTTTACACCGGTGACGAG GGTCCCGAGGAGGATCAAGACTGGAAGAATAAGGACGACGAATTAAGGATAAGCCGATTGAGGCAACGCAGAGGTCGCAGTATAGTTCATCGAAGCCTCGAGGATAATTACGGCGCCGTGGTCGTTGCAAATCACGAAGCTCTCGCCCAGTTTCTCGACCAG CTGAACCAAACGCCTCAAATGCTTGCGGGGCTGCGAGCGTTGAAAAATACGAATCCGCGTGTAAGCCACTTCGGCATCGACGCCAATACGTCGATCACAGTCGGTAGAAGAATATTTTGCTCGGCGACGTGGAACGAGCTGAACGTCACCTTGTGCATCGCCTTCGATCTGGCTACGCATGTGTCGCGGAAGGAATTTTATTTGGCACCTATAATCGAGTTTATAGACAGCCCACCGAGGGAAATTACCGACAAGACGTGTCTGCGCGGGAACAAGAAGCTCGAAG cGACCATTTCTGTACTGCCGCGTTTACAAGTGAACACGATACAATTATACGGTGCGACGATCAAGGATTTGCACGATGAAGGAACAATTAGAGAAGCATCGTTCGTGCTCCTTCAATTCGTCACAGCGCTAAAGAGCCTTCAAGCGCGAGGAATCGAAGAATCTGCGAGAAGCTTGAACAACGTGGTTCTATGTAGAGAAGACAAGGACGCCTATTACAGGCTCTATCTTCTTCAAGG ATTGAACGTGGAGACGAACGAGGAACGCGACGAGGAGAGGGTTTCGTTGTGTCAGTGCGCGCTCGTGGCGCTTCAACAACTCAACTTGGCCAGTAGACTGCCTCTGATTCAGGAGCTGCTCGTACGGGAGAAGGCAGTCACCTTGTCTCAG GTGAAATCCATCCTGGAATTTTCTCTGTGGGGTCCCGCGGACGTGACTTTCGGTGGTCCACGAGAAAGAGAAGTTACCCTCCAAAGATGGTTGGATCTGGAAAGAGCGAACGTTCTTCACGCGTTAGTGAGGACAAGGGCGCCGCTCACCGTCACAGACGAATACCAATTGCTATTCTTGGTTCGAACCAGTGCGAAAATTATGGGCGAAGCGTCCTTGCTTTTGGACGAACAACGAAATCGTCTGGTTCGGACTCGCTAA
- the LOC117157194 gene encoding uncharacterized protein LOC117157194 isoform X2 encodes MSTQCNRFVQNAWKKELCSNCFKPREEHTLPEETFRLNIGKALNYVKTDNVKIQSILRGKAVSQKDQKKKSVAFTERLTEVIGYGGDDFVSEGEEEDEQDLVESFNGDDDTLPDSEEERALGNLTRANTNFNTITANLTEIVSTNETSKSSTTTRSFASLMLGRIQKDSEGKKTTLLVSVTPFGGDESLPTAKRPSDKKVNGFVNGLTNFTKSKLMETDKSETMSKSMKKTDVDARKEEKKDQKFSSGMEKIVDMPLITSNNLISVMQRNESGDPDDTKDRTSESNIINVERNLENSKSDKKAANIPRSQPIKKFDNEKSKIPAQASQNGVKIEYDFTGKVTKKARDVSRIENESLDKGIELTLTPLKNEAEDAAESDRSIVVRGKDANKIDATLNDSRKIVKDDPLLLEVRKVEGEATPVEKKFSFEESRESAGEPDGKADEEEMTEPPALPKSPPPIETKHPVQAETCKTPIITTEPRPSFLHGTVHSESKMKPMVPQKPTNFLAKSSPTSPDTNGKKSYVLPPPSVQNAAGKPASSTGANNVPPPEQITSSRLTATKDKSEEQVAVSLLDQNRGSSNADTPKDLEQRENETSRFQINSKSVCQGIESKLPTVEMSASKTSPGSKSKASSSVVRSQTTDSADSTDNPEVDEEISDPQFSTVESIRSPNKRRMAPKPPAIDSTEELAPSCSLFARNPGANFKSDSPVVREKEKRERASSCSPKFRKAVSDLPDPTSAQTCDPASRRTISLSQDSLASGPEVREEKKRGRPRFSLKRFLRMGSRKDVDMVSGHASNSRIDEIPSTPQPKPRLEIIHPLELDGAAVEVVGNDRISRISEDQPDSCGSRNDAGRATRSPLSAGSHAAARPGKPPPPPRNQSLEDWSRLDPASKPVRPPPPRVETKQLPSRNDKSSTKSSPSSSTSSTSSSSTSSSSTSSWQPAASTTSDSIYANLGEVRSSLAPSKPQRTASMRDQATSQPILKKHGSSSPALNQDYETVAVTAPPTSDSLTSNDSHVYECLSSSPECDSNLELRHTGVSHLSCKRKSDSNAMEPASEFKFHHQTFVRSTSLPYCGSETESELYAPYGFYTGDEGPEEDQDWKNKDDELRISRLRQRRGRSIVHRSLEDNYGAVVVANHEALAQFLDQLNQTPQMLAGLRALKNTNPRVSHFGIDANTSITVGRRIFCSATWNELNVTLCIAFDLATHVSRKEFYLAPIIEFIDSPPREITDKTCLRGNKKLEATISVLPRLQVNTIQLYGATIKDLHDEGTIREASFVLLQFVTALKSLQARGIEESARSLNNVVLCREDKDAYYRLYLLQGLNVETNEERDEERVSLCQCALVALQQLNLASRLPLIQELLVREKAVTLSQVKSILEFSLWGPADVTFGGPREREVTLQRWLDLERANVLHALVRTRAPLTVTDEYQLLFLVRTSAKIMGEASLLLDEQRNRLVRTR; translated from the exons ATGTCCACACAATGCAACCGCTTCGTGCAGAACGCCTGGAAGAAGGAACTCTGTTCGAATTGCTTCAAGCCAAGAGAGGAACACACTTTGCCGGAAGAGACGTTCAGGTTGAACATTGGCAAGGCTCTGAACTATGTGAAGACTGATAATGTTAAGATACAG AGTATTTTGCGCGGGAAGGCGGTGTCTCAAAAGGATCAGAAAAAAAAGAGCGTGGCATTTACGGAGCGGCTGACGGAGGTAATCGGTTATGGAGGCGACGACTTCGTCTCCGAAGGTGAAGAGGAAGATGAGCAGGACTTGGTGGAGTCGTTCAACGGCGACGATGACACGTTGCCAGACAGCGAAGAGGAAAGGGCTTTGGGCAACTTGACGCGTGCCAATACCAACTTTAATACGATCACCGCAAACTTGACGGAGATCGTCTCCACGAACGAGACGAGTAAGTCGTCTACAACGACGAGATCCTTCGCGTCCCTTATGTTGGGAAGGATACAGAAGGATTCAGAAGGCAAGAAGACTACGTTGTTGGTCTCTGTCACGCCGTTTGGCGGTGACGAATCTTTGCCAACAGCAAAGAGGCCTAGCGATAAGAAGGTGAATGGATTCGTTAATGGCTTAACGAACTTTACCAAATCTAAACTAATGGAAACTGACAAGTCAGAG ACGATGTCGAAGAGCATGAAAAAAACCGATGTCGATgcgagaaaggaagaaaagaaggatCAGAAGTTTTCATCCGGCATGGAGAAGATCGTGGACATGCCGCTAATCACGtcgaataatttaatttctgtcaTGCAAAGAAACGAATCGGGGGATCCTGATGACACCAAGGACAGAACGTCCGAATCTAACATAATCAACGTCGAGAGGAATTTAGAGAATAGCAAATCGGATAAGAAGGCTGCCAATATTCCTCGAAGCCAACCAATTAAAAAGTTCGACAACGAGAAATCCAAGATTCCTGCGCAAGCTTCGCAAAATGGTGTCAAGATCGAATATGACTTTACCGGGAAAGTCACGAAGAAAGCACGCGACGTATCGAGAATAGAAAATGAATCCTTGGACAAGGGTATCGAATTGACTCTGACACCTTTGAAGAACGAGGCTGAAGACGCTGCTGAGAGCGATAGATCCATTGTTGTTCGAGGAAAAGACGCCAATAAAATCGACGCAACGTTAAACGACAGTAGGAAAATCGTTAAAGACGATCCATTGTTACTTGAAGTGCGAAAAGTGGAAGGTGAAGCTACACCCGTGGAGAAGAAGTTCAGTTTTGAAGAAAGTCGAGAATCGGCTGGTGAACCGGATGGAAAGGCGGACGAAGAGGAAATGACGGAACCGCCAGCTCTTCCAAAGAGTCCTCCGCCTATTGAAACTAAGCATCCTGTTCAGGCAGAAACGTGTAAGACACCGATCATCACAACCGAACCGAGACCGTCTTTCCTACATGGAACAGTTCACTCGGAGTCGAAGATGAAACCCATGGTGCCTCAGAAGCCGACTAATTTTTTGGCCAAGAGTAGTCCTACGTCGCCTGATACAAATGGAAAGAAAAGTTACGTGCTACCGCCTCCTTCGGTTCAAAACGCCGCAGGCAAGCCCGCTTCGAGCACAG GCGCCAACAACGTTCCACCTCCGGAACAAATAACTTCCTCTCGTCTAACAGCTACCAAAGACAAGTCGGAGGAGCAAGTTGCCGTTTCGCTCTTAGATCAAAATCGTGGATCTTCGAACGCGGATACTCCAAAAGACTTGGAACAGCGAGAGAACGAAACTTCTCGATTCCAAATCAACTCAAAGTCTGTATGTCAAGGTATCGAGTCGAAGTTACCAACCGTTGAGATGTCTGCATCGAAAACGTCGCCAGGAAGCAAGTCAAAGGCGTCGTCGAGCGTAGTCAGAAGTCAGACCACAGATTCAGCAGATAGTACGGATAATCCGGAGGTAGACGAAGAAATTTCAGATCCCCAATTTTCGACGGTAGAGTCGATACGGTCGCCGAATAAAAGAAGAATGGCGCCAAAACCTCCAGCGATCGATTCTACGGAAGAACTGGCTCCCAGTTGTAGCTTGTTCGCCAGGAATCCCGGAGCGAATTTCAAATCAGACTCTCCGGTGGTCagggaaaaagagaagagagaaagagcctCGTCGTGCAGCCCGAAGTTTCGAAAAGCTGTCTCAGATCTTCCAGATCCTACGAGCGCGCAAACGTGCGATCCAGCGTCCAGAAGAACGATATCTCTGTCGCAGGATAGCCTGGCAAGTGGGCCAGAAGttagagaagaaaagaagagaggtAGACCGCGTTTCTCTTTGAAGAGATTTCTCAGGATGGGTTCGAGGAAAGACGTGGATATGGTTAGCGGTCACGCGTCCAACTCGAGGATCGACGAAATACCATCGACGCCGCAACCTAAACCACGATTAGAAATTATTCATCCGTTGGAGTTGGATGGTGCTGCTGTTGAAGTGGTGGGAAACGATCGGATTAGCAGGATAAGCGAAGATCAACCAGATTCCTGCGGTTCTAGGAACGACGCGGGAAGAGCAACTCGATCGCCGTTGTCCGCCGGATCGCACGCCGCCG CGAGACCAGGGAAACCGCCGCCACCACCAAGGAACCAGTCTTTGGAGGATTGGTCGAGACTGGATCCAGCTAGCAAACCGGTCAGACCACCACCGCCACGCGTCGAGACCAAACAACTACCGTCGAGGAACGACAAGTCATCCACAAAATCGTCGCCCTCGTCGTCCACATCTTCAACGTCCTCGTCGTCTACGTCGTCGTCTTCGACATCGTCCTGGCAGCCAGCAGCCTCGACCACCTCAGACTCGATTTACGCGAATCTGG GTGAGGTGCGCAGCTCGTTGGCACCCTCGAAACCGCAAAGAACCGCCAGCATGAGGGACCAAGCGACCTCGCAGCCAATCCTCAAGAAACACGGCTCTTCAAGCCCGGCCCTTAATCAGGATTACGAGACTGTCGCGGTTACTGCTCCACCCACGTCCGATTCTCTG ACGTCTAACGACAGTCATGTTTACGAGTGCCTTTCTAGCTCGCCGGAGTGCGATTCGAATCTCGAGCTGCGCCACACTGGCGTATCTCATCTCAGCTGCAAGAGGAAATCCGACAGCAACGCGATGGAACCAGCTTCGGAATTCAAATTTCATCATCAGACGTTCGTCAGATCGACTTCGCTTCCATATTGCGGCAGCGAGACCGAGAGCGAGTTGTATGCCCCGTATGGTTTTTACACCGGTGACGAG GGTCCCGAGGAGGATCAAGACTGGAAGAATAAGGACGACGAATTAAGGATAAGCCGATTGAGGCAACGCAGAGGTCGCAGTATAGTTCATCGAAGCCTCGAGGATAATTACGGCGCCGTGGTCGTTGCAAATCACGAAGCTCTCGCCCAGTTTCTCGACCAG CTGAACCAAACGCCTCAAATGCTTGCGGGGCTGCGAGCGTTGAAAAATACGAATCCGCGTGTAAGCCACTTCGGCATCGACGCCAATACGTCGATCACAGTCGGTAGAAGAATATTTTGCTCGGCGACGTGGAACGAGCTGAACGTCACCTTGTGCATCGCCTTCGATCTGGCTACGCATGTGTCGCGGAAGGAATTTTATTTGGCACCTATAATCGAGTTTATAGACAGCCCACCGAGGGAAATTACCGACAAGACGTGTCTGCGCGGGAACAAGAAGCTCGAAG cGACCATTTCTGTACTGCCGCGTTTACAAGTGAACACGATACAATTATACGGTGCGACGATCAAGGATTTGCACGATGAAGGAACAATTAGAGAAGCATCGTTCGTGCTCCTTCAATTCGTCACAGCGCTAAAGAGCCTTCAAGCGCGAGGAATCGAAGAATCTGCGAGAAGCTTGAACAACGTGGTTCTATGTAGAGAAGACAAGGACGCCTATTACAGGCTCTATCTTCTTCAAGG ATTGAACGTGGAGACGAACGAGGAACGCGACGAGGAGAGGGTTTCGTTGTGTCAGTGCGCGCTCGTGGCGCTTCAACAACTCAACTTGGCCAGTAGACTGCCTCTGATTCAGGAGCTGCTCGTACGGGAGAAGGCAGTCACCTTGTCTCAG GTGAAATCCATCCTGGAATTTTCTCTGTGGGGTCCCGCGGACGTGACTTTCGGTGGTCCACGAGAAAGAGAAGTTACCCTCCAAAGATGGTTGGATCTGGAAAGAGCGAACGTTCTTCACGCGTTAGTGAGGACAAGGGCGCCGCTCACCGTCACAGACGAATACCAATTGCTATTCTTGGTTCGAACCAGTGCGAAAATTATGGGCGAAGCGTCCTTGCTTTTGGACGAACAACGAAATCGTCTGGTTCGGACTCGCTAA